In a genomic window of Salmo trutta chromosome 32, fSalTru1.1, whole genome shotgun sequence:
- the LOC115171669 gene encoding E3 SUMO-protein ligase CBX4, whose translation MKCSCSPTSVDCGYLSAYCLGARTQRECVCERERREGKRATERARRSEREEWWRAYSLVSYNWKTTKGENAPSERRHQRISTFVRFKRIQARMELPAAGEHVFAVEGIEKKRIRKGKIEYLVKWRGWSPKYNTWEPEENILDPRLLVAFQNRERQEQLMGYRKRGPKPKHLLVQLPSFARRSSIPAGFEETSPEAENHLRSDPIQMHRSQPQQYQLNSKKHHQYQPSKQEVSADQLGNGKKKLFYQLNSKKHHHYQPDPNMYNTQSTRPKDVIKGQDPSPPTNPNPGWNLPPALQQKWVRDKNTGCLSKVKDMTVVEMKKAEVCVNEAESECALKPSPKEAALPSAVSSKMKIIKNKNKNGRIVIVMSKYMDGNKAGAAKGKHSSDLTGEEKPQHAEQSDMTKVQGTTNVPKEICNVSSPPAAEHPKKRAPEDGHFSKPSPSTAEEYNTEVARGQADLPDDHPLQLTTNPTPSPWVMDTSLPTPSPMDQIRTLPTTNNDRKHKLSHPEEDRGACKKFLSSRSISVPSAVPTPPQDKPMDLHLIVPRRSSSSGYGHEVTDTSTSQEEPMDLSCSRTRKQPEPEPVPEPEPEPKDPTAVVQESETTTMTTTTATTTTTEEAEEEPVLKFSPFMGNIVITDITTNCLTVTFKEYVSV comes from the exons ATGAAGTGTTCTTGCAGCCCCACTAGTGTGGACTGTGGATATCTTTCTGCTTACTGCCTTGGAGCCAGGACCcagcgagagtgtgtgtgtgagagagagaggagagagggcaagagagcgacagagagagcgagaaggagcgagagagaggagtggtggagggcTTACAGTTTGGTTTCTTATAACTGGAAAACTACCAAAGGAGAGAACGCACCGAGTGAACGAAGGCATCAACGTATTTCAACGTTCGTTCGCTTCAAACGGATTCAAGCCAGAATGGAGCTACCTGCCGCGGGAGAGCACGTCTTTGCGGTGGAGGGTATCGAAAAGAAGCGCATTCGGAAG GGCAAAATAGAATACCTGGTAAAGTGGAGAGGGTGGTCTCCCAA atacaacacatGGGAACCCGAGGAAAACATCCTTGACCCGCGCCTTCTCGTGGCGTTCCAAAACAG agagagacaggaacagtTGATGGGATATCGTAAACGTGGACCAAAACCAAAACATCTCTTAGTCCAG CTTCCCTCGTTTGCACGGAGATCCAGCATCCCTGCTGGATTCGAGGAGACGTCTCCGGAGGCCGAGAACCACCTCAGGTCAGACCCGATCCAGATGCACCGCTCCCAGCCCCAACAGTACCAGCTGAACAGCAAGAAGCACCACCAGTACCAGCCCAGCAAACAGGAAGTCTCAGCGGACCAGTTAGGCAACGGGAAGAAGAAGTTATTCTATCAGCTCAACAGCAAGaaacaccaccactaccagcCTGACCCCAATATGTACAACACCCAGTCCACCAGGCCCAAAGACGTGATCAAAGGTCAGGATCCCAGTCCGCCCACCAATCCCAACCCTGGGTGGAACCTGCCGCCGGCACTGCAGCAGAAATGGGTTCGTGACAAAAACACGGGCTGCCTGAGCAAAGTCAAAGACATGACGGTGGTGGAGATGAAGAAAGCAGAGGTGTGTGTCAACGAGGCTGAGAGCGAATGCGCCCTGAAGCCCAGCCCAAAGGAGGCAGCCCTACCCAGCGCCGTCAGCAGcaagatgaagatcatcaagaaCAAGAACAAGAATGGGCGCATCGTCATCGTCATGAGCAAGTACATGGACGGCAACAAGGCTGGGGCGGCCAAGGGTAAACACTCTTCAGACTTGACTGGAGAAGAGAAACCTCAACACGCCGAGCAGTCAGACATGACCAAGGTACAGGGGACCACCAATGTCCCTAAAGAGATCTGTAATGTCAGTTCCCCTCCGGCCGCTGAGCATCCCAAGAAACGTGCTCCAGAAGACGGACATTTCTCCAAACCATCGCCCAGCACGGCTGAGGAATACAACACAGAGGTTGCGAGGGGCCAAGCGGACTTACCGGATGATCACCCCCTACAGCTAACCACCAACCCAACCCCTTCCCCCTGGGTGATGGATACTAGCCTCCCCACCCCTAGCCCTATGGACCAGATCCGGACACTCCCCACCACAAATAACGACCGCAAACACAAGCTCTCCCACCCTGAGGAGGACAGGGGCGCGTGTAAAAAGTTTCTGAGCTCCAGGAGCATCAGTGTCCCCAGTGCTGTGCCCACTCCGCCCCAGGACAAACCCATGGACCTCCACCTCATTGTCCCCCGCCGGAGCAGCAGTAGCGGGTATGGGCATGAGGTTACGGACACCAGCACCAGTCAGGAAGAACCTATGGATCTTAGCTGTTCTAGAACCAGAAAGCAACCTGAACCTGAGCCAGTGCCAGAGCCAGAACCGGAGCCTAAGGATCCAACTGCAGTGGTACAGGAGTCAGAGACAacaacaatgacaacaacaacagcaacaacaacaacaacagaggagGCTGAAGAAGAGCCTGTCTTAAAGTTCTCTCCTTTTATGGGCAACATTGTCATCACTGACATCACCACAAACTGTCTCACGGTCACTTTTAAGGAATATGTTTCTGTTTAA